A region of Dioscorea cayenensis subsp. rotundata cultivar TDr96_F1 chromosome 5, TDr96_F1_v2_PseudoChromosome.rev07_lg8_w22 25.fasta, whole genome shotgun sequence DNA encodes the following proteins:
- the LOC120261297 gene encoding deoxynucleoside triphosphate triphosphohydrolase SAMHD1 homolog isoform X1 has product MGECWGGDVSVSQERLPRSQVLNPVAAPNDRRFLKHVFDNLHGNISLDPLSLKFIDTEQFQRLRDLKQLGLTYMVYPGAVHTRFEHSLGVYWLAGEAVRCLQTYQGSELDIDYRDIQTVKLAGLLHDVGHGPFSHLFEHEFLPRIHGGSKWSHEQMSLELVDYIVDEHNIDIDSSTLRNVKEMIVSSSKAAGTNRAKEKRFLYDIVANGRNGIDVDKFDYISRDCRACGLGCNIHFQRLFEIMRVIDDEICYPAKEYLTIHKVFGTRADLHRTVYTHAKVKAIELMLVDALVKANDFLGISSCISDPAEFWKLDDTILKTIETAPDSELKESRDIVLRIRRRDLYQGREKALELRDGGISLSMFFKFSTLIPEDFEFCNEYAVPKDQLDYFKDVTPKDIVCSQKATGVTLREEDVAVSNIKIDLTRGKHNPLESIGFFQDYESDQKLTIPDDRISHLLPSCNQDKIVRVYSKNPELVEAVSEAFENFQLKTYGVKTQVHDTPDKKKRRR; this is encoded by the exons ATGGGGGAGTGCTGGGGAGGCGATGTCTCGGTATCGCAGGAGCGTCTGCCGCGCTCTCAGGTCCTCAACCCTGTCGCCGCCCCGAATGATCGCCGGTTCTTGAAGCATGTGTTTGATAACCTCCACGGCAACATCTCTCTCGATCCG CTTTCTTTGAAGTTTATAGACACGGAACAATTCCAGAG GCTACGTGATCTAAAGCAACTTG GCCTCACTTATATGGTTTACCCGGGAGCAGTGCATACACGATTTGAGCATTCTCTTGGGGTGTATTGGCTTGCCGGAGAAGCTGTTCGATGCCTTCAAACCTACCAG GGTTCAGAGCTTGATATTGATTACCGTGATATACAGACTGTGAAACTTGCag GTCTTTTGCATGATGTGGGACATGGACCTTTTAGCCACCTCTTCGAACATGAGTTCCTTCCCCGCATTCATGGTGGATCTAAATG GTCACATGAACAAATGTCCTTGGAGTTAGTTGACTACATCGTTGATGAGCATAATATAGACATTGACTCGAGCACTCTTAGAAATGTGAAG gaAATGATAGTTTCAAGCTCCAAAGCTGCTGGTACAAAC CGTGCAAAAGAGAAACgttttttatatgatatagTCGCAAATGGTCGGAATGGAATCGACGTAGACAA GTTTGACTATATCAGTCGTGATTGTCGTGCTTGTGGACTTGGCTGCAATATTCATTTCCAAAG GCTATTTGAAATCATGCGTGTTATTGATGATGAAATATGTTATCCTGCTAAAGAAT ATCTCACCATCCACAAAGTTTTTGGAACACGAGCTGACCTTCATCGAACTGTATATACCCATGCTAAAGTAAAG GCCATAGAGCTTATGCTTGTAGATGCTCTTGTGAAAGCAAATGATTTTCTTGGAATATCTTCTTGCATTTCTGATCCAGCTGAATTTTGGAAG CTAGATGACACAATCTTGAAAACAATCGAAACAGCTCCTGACTCTGAACTGAAGGAATCCAGAGATATAGTACTACGCATCCGCCGCCGGGATTTGTACCAG GGAAGGGAAAAGGCCCTTGAGCTCAGAGATGGGGGGATTTCACTTTCAATGTTTTTCAAGTTCTCGACTTTGATCCCTGAAGATTTTGAG TTCTGTAACGAGTATGCAGTTCCAAAGGACCAGTTAGATTACTTCAAAGACGTCACCCCAAAAGATATTGTTTGCTCTCAG AAAGCTACTGGAGTGACACTGAGGGAAGAGGATGTTGCTGTTAGCAATATTAAAATTGATTTGACTCGGGGAAAACATAACCCTCTTGAAAG CATTGGTTTCTTCCAG GACTATGAGAGTGACCAGAAGTTAACCATACCAGACGACCGCATCAGCCATTTGCTGCCTTCATGTAATCAAGACAAGATAGTGAGAGTATACTCAAAAAACCCCGAATTG GTTGAGGCTGTATCAGAAGCCTTTGAGAATTTTCAGCTGAAAACTTATGGCGTAAAGACTCAAGTGCATGACACACCAGACAAGAAGAAACGGCGTAGGTAG
- the LOC120262271 gene encoding ubiquitin-like-specific protease 1D isoform X1, whose translation MVRAPLELDWSEIMRRREDGPTPEVEVVPGDGGAEGGGEAAAMAELSDHQLSDKIQRISKMLSARFHYRLPDRGAKLLSNFKQMQAELDRRKLVNHQKKENENSEASSLTKTGEPSNSVRVSSSSDTTSSHLQSSFASSFLNKLEDKTDISCDKDLKSKRQDESKSSRASGAHLHQDVKPAKKVSGTAKPTSGQKSTDSSAGEDKVTSCIVGPKGINNSNISYHGGGNITSGFFKRRRASEIGVSSDLKLKKAHHLVLLDDEDVQPTELAQGDSPDERMESKIYYPSRNDPEAVELSYSAIKCLEPESYLSSPIMNFYIQYLQGPSSPVATLRSEYHFFNTYFYSKLEEALSFKGDRSASFLRLRRWWKGVNIFQKAYIFLPIHGDMHWSLVIICIPPKDEETGPTILHLDSLGLHSSNSVFDIVDSYLKEEWKYINENAAPPSDLPISERIWKNLPRRIEKRKITQVPQQKNEYDCGLFVLYFMERFIADAPERLRRKDHNMFGRKWFKPEDASSLRKRIHCLLAEEFEKARLDSHRSDSPVPASSSVREDEE comes from the exons ATGGTGAGAGCGCCGCTGGAGCTAGACTGGAGCGAGATCATGCGGCGCCGGGAGGATGGTCCGACGCCGGAGGTTGAGGTGGTTCCCGGCGATGGTGGAGCTGAAGGTGGAGGGGAGGCAGCGGCGATGGCGGAGCTCTCTGATCATCAGCTCTCTGATAAAATCCAGCGGATTTCCAAGATGCTTTCGGCTCGGTTCCATTACCGATTGCCTGATCGAGGGGCGAAGCTCCTGTCGAATTTCAAGCAGATGCAGGCTGAACTGGATCGTCGGAAGCTTGTTAATCATCAGAAGAAG gaGAATGAAAATTCTGAGGCCTCCTCACTTACCAAGACAGGAGAACCTTCGA ATTCTGTAAGAGTTTCAAGCTCCAGTGATACAACTTCATCTCATTTGCAGTCTTCATTTGCCTCTAGTTTTTTGAATAAGTTAGAAGACAAG ACAGATATTTCATGTGACAAAGACTTGAAATCTAAAAGACAAGATGAAAGCAAAAGTTCAAGGGCAAGCGGTGCTCATTTGCATCAGGATGTGAAGCCAGCTAAAAAGGTTTCTGGGACAGCCAAACCTACCTCTGGGCAGAAATCTACAGATAGCTCAGCTGGTGAAGATAAAGTGACATCTTGCATTGTTGGTCCCAAAGGCATTAATAATTCCAATATTTCCTATCATGGAGGAGGAAACATTACTAGTGGTTTTTTTAAGAG GAGGCGAGCTTCTGAAATTGGGGTGTCATCAGATTTGAAGCTAAAGAAG GCTCACCACTTAGTTCTTTTGGATGATGAAGATGTGCAACCTACGGAGCTTGCACAAGGGGATAGCCCTGATGAAAg GATGGAGTCGAAGATATATTATCCATCAAG GAATGATCCAGAAGCTGTTGAACTTTCATATTCTGCTATCAAATGCCTAGAGCCTGAATCATATTTATCGTCTCCTATAATGAACTTTTACATACA GTATTTGCAAGGACCATCATCACCAGTTGCTACGCTAAGAAGCGAGTATCATTTTTTCAATACCTATTTCTACAGCAAATTGgaggaagctttatcattcaaG GGTGATAGATCTGCATCCTTCTTAAGATTAAGACGATGGTGGAAGGGtgtaaatatatttcaaaaggCATATATCTTTTTGCCAATCCATGGAGA CATGCATTGGAGCTTGGTGATAATTTGCATCCCACCAAAGGATGAGGAAACAGGCCCAACAATTCTTCATCTCGACTCTTTGGGGCTTCACTCTAGTAACTCAGTGTTTGATATTGTTGATAG CTATCTGAAGGAAGAATGGAAGTATATAAATGAGAATGCTGCGCCTCCTTCAGATCTCCCTATTTCAGAGAGGATATGGAAAAACCTGCCACGCCGGATCGAGAAGAGAAAAATTACG CAGGTCCCCCAGCAGAAAAATGAGTATGATTGTGGCCTCTTTGTGCTATATTTCATGGAGCGGTTTATTGCAGATGCTCCTGAAAGACTCAGAAGGAAAGATCACAACATG tttggACGCAAATGGTTTAAGCCCGAGGATGCTTCTAGTTTGAGGAAGCGAATCCATTGCTTGCTTGCCGAGGAGTTTGAGAAAGCTAGGTTGGACAGTCATAGAAGTGATTCGCCAGTGCCAGCTAGCAGTTCCGTAAGAGAAGATGAAGAGTGA
- the LOC120261297 gene encoding deoxynucleoside triphosphate triphosphohydrolase SAMHD1 homolog isoform X2 yields MGECWGGDVSVSQERLPRSQVLNPVAAPNDRRFLKHVFDNLHGNISLDPLSLKFIDTEQFQRLRDLKQLGLTYMVYPGAVHTRFEHSLGVYWLAGEAVRCLQTYQGSELDIDYRDIQTVKLAGLLHDVGHGPFSHLFEHEFLPRIHGGSKWSHEQMSLELVDYIVDEHNIDIDSSTLRNVKEMIVSSSKAAGTNRAKEKRFLYDIVANGRNGIDVDKFDYISRDCRACGLGCNIHFQRLFEIMRVIDDEICYPAKEYLTIHKVFGTRADLHRTVYTHAKVKAIELMLVDALVKANDFLGISSCISDPAEFWKLDDTILKTIETAPDSELKESRDIVLRIRRRDLYQFCNEYAVPKDQLDYFKDVTPKDIVCSQKATGVTLREEDVAVSNIKIDLTRGKHNPLESIGFFQDYESDQKLTIPDDRISHLLPSCNQDKIVRVYSKNPELVEAVSEAFENFQLKTYGVKTQVHDTPDKKKRRR; encoded by the exons ATGGGGGAGTGCTGGGGAGGCGATGTCTCGGTATCGCAGGAGCGTCTGCCGCGCTCTCAGGTCCTCAACCCTGTCGCCGCCCCGAATGATCGCCGGTTCTTGAAGCATGTGTTTGATAACCTCCACGGCAACATCTCTCTCGATCCG CTTTCTTTGAAGTTTATAGACACGGAACAATTCCAGAG GCTACGTGATCTAAAGCAACTTG GCCTCACTTATATGGTTTACCCGGGAGCAGTGCATACACGATTTGAGCATTCTCTTGGGGTGTATTGGCTTGCCGGAGAAGCTGTTCGATGCCTTCAAACCTACCAG GGTTCAGAGCTTGATATTGATTACCGTGATATACAGACTGTGAAACTTGCag GTCTTTTGCATGATGTGGGACATGGACCTTTTAGCCACCTCTTCGAACATGAGTTCCTTCCCCGCATTCATGGTGGATCTAAATG GTCACATGAACAAATGTCCTTGGAGTTAGTTGACTACATCGTTGATGAGCATAATATAGACATTGACTCGAGCACTCTTAGAAATGTGAAG gaAATGATAGTTTCAAGCTCCAAAGCTGCTGGTACAAAC CGTGCAAAAGAGAAACgttttttatatgatatagTCGCAAATGGTCGGAATGGAATCGACGTAGACAA GTTTGACTATATCAGTCGTGATTGTCGTGCTTGTGGACTTGGCTGCAATATTCATTTCCAAAG GCTATTTGAAATCATGCGTGTTATTGATGATGAAATATGTTATCCTGCTAAAGAAT ATCTCACCATCCACAAAGTTTTTGGAACACGAGCTGACCTTCATCGAACTGTATATACCCATGCTAAAGTAAAG GCCATAGAGCTTATGCTTGTAGATGCTCTTGTGAAAGCAAATGATTTTCTTGGAATATCTTCTTGCATTTCTGATCCAGCTGAATTTTGGAAG CTAGATGACACAATCTTGAAAACAATCGAAACAGCTCCTGACTCTGAACTGAAGGAATCCAGAGATATAGTACTACGCATCCGCCGCCGGGATTTGTACCAG TTCTGTAACGAGTATGCAGTTCCAAAGGACCAGTTAGATTACTTCAAAGACGTCACCCCAAAAGATATTGTTTGCTCTCAG AAAGCTACTGGAGTGACACTGAGGGAAGAGGATGTTGCTGTTAGCAATATTAAAATTGATTTGACTCGGGGAAAACATAACCCTCTTGAAAG CATTGGTTTCTTCCAG GACTATGAGAGTGACCAGAAGTTAACCATACCAGACGACCGCATCAGCCATTTGCTGCCTTCATGTAATCAAGACAAGATAGTGAGAGTATACTCAAAAAACCCCGAATTG GTTGAGGCTGTATCAGAAGCCTTTGAGAATTTTCAGCTGAAAACTTATGGCGTAAAGACTCAAGTGCATGACACACCAGACAAGAAGAAACGGCGTAGGTAG
- the LOC120262271 gene encoding ubiquitin-like-specific protease 1D isoform X2, which produces MVRAPLELDWSEIMRRREDGPTPEVEVVPGDGGAEGGGEAAAMAELSDHQLSDKIQRISKMLSARFHYRLPDRGAKLLSNFKQMQAELDRRKLVNHQKKENENSEASSLTKTGEPSNSVRVSSSSDTTSSHLQSSFASSFLNKLEDKTDISCDKDLKSKRQDESKSSRASGAHLHQDVKPAKKVSGTAKPTSGQKSTDSSAGEDKVTSCIVGPKGINNSNISYHGGGNITSGFFKRRRASEIGVSSDLKLKKAHHLVLLDDEDVQPTELAQGDSPDERMESKIYYPSRNDPEAVELSYSAIKCLEPESYLSSPIMNFYIQYLQGPSSPVATLRSEYHFFNTYFYSKLEEALSFKGDRSASFLRLRRWWKGVNIFQKAYIFLPIHGDMHWSLVIICIPPKDEETGPTILHLDSLGLHSSNSVFDIVDSYLKEEWKYINENAAPPSDLPISERIWKNLPRRIEKRKITVPQQKNEYDCGLFVLYFMERFIADAPERLRRKDHNMFGRKWFKPEDASSLRKRIHCLLAEEFEKARLDSHRSDSPVPASSSVREDEE; this is translated from the exons ATGGTGAGAGCGCCGCTGGAGCTAGACTGGAGCGAGATCATGCGGCGCCGGGAGGATGGTCCGACGCCGGAGGTTGAGGTGGTTCCCGGCGATGGTGGAGCTGAAGGTGGAGGGGAGGCAGCGGCGATGGCGGAGCTCTCTGATCATCAGCTCTCTGATAAAATCCAGCGGATTTCCAAGATGCTTTCGGCTCGGTTCCATTACCGATTGCCTGATCGAGGGGCGAAGCTCCTGTCGAATTTCAAGCAGATGCAGGCTGAACTGGATCGTCGGAAGCTTGTTAATCATCAGAAGAAG gaGAATGAAAATTCTGAGGCCTCCTCACTTACCAAGACAGGAGAACCTTCGA ATTCTGTAAGAGTTTCAAGCTCCAGTGATACAACTTCATCTCATTTGCAGTCTTCATTTGCCTCTAGTTTTTTGAATAAGTTAGAAGACAAG ACAGATATTTCATGTGACAAAGACTTGAAATCTAAAAGACAAGATGAAAGCAAAAGTTCAAGGGCAAGCGGTGCTCATTTGCATCAGGATGTGAAGCCAGCTAAAAAGGTTTCTGGGACAGCCAAACCTACCTCTGGGCAGAAATCTACAGATAGCTCAGCTGGTGAAGATAAAGTGACATCTTGCATTGTTGGTCCCAAAGGCATTAATAATTCCAATATTTCCTATCATGGAGGAGGAAACATTACTAGTGGTTTTTTTAAGAG GAGGCGAGCTTCTGAAATTGGGGTGTCATCAGATTTGAAGCTAAAGAAG GCTCACCACTTAGTTCTTTTGGATGATGAAGATGTGCAACCTACGGAGCTTGCACAAGGGGATAGCCCTGATGAAAg GATGGAGTCGAAGATATATTATCCATCAAG GAATGATCCAGAAGCTGTTGAACTTTCATATTCTGCTATCAAATGCCTAGAGCCTGAATCATATTTATCGTCTCCTATAATGAACTTTTACATACA GTATTTGCAAGGACCATCATCACCAGTTGCTACGCTAAGAAGCGAGTATCATTTTTTCAATACCTATTTCTACAGCAAATTGgaggaagctttatcattcaaG GGTGATAGATCTGCATCCTTCTTAAGATTAAGACGATGGTGGAAGGGtgtaaatatatttcaaaaggCATATATCTTTTTGCCAATCCATGGAGA CATGCATTGGAGCTTGGTGATAATTTGCATCCCACCAAAGGATGAGGAAACAGGCCCAACAATTCTTCATCTCGACTCTTTGGGGCTTCACTCTAGTAACTCAGTGTTTGATATTGTTGATAG CTATCTGAAGGAAGAATGGAAGTATATAAATGAGAATGCTGCGCCTCCTTCAGATCTCCCTATTTCAGAGAGGATATGGAAAAACCTGCCACGCCGGATCGAGAAGAGAAAAATTACG GTCCCCCAGCAGAAAAATGAGTATGATTGTGGCCTCTTTGTGCTATATTTCATGGAGCGGTTTATTGCAGATGCTCCTGAAAGACTCAGAAGGAAAGATCACAACATG tttggACGCAAATGGTTTAAGCCCGAGGATGCTTCTAGTTTGAGGAAGCGAATCCATTGCTTGCTTGCCGAGGAGTTTGAGAAAGCTAGGTTGGACAGTCATAGAAGTGATTCGCCAGTGCCAGCTAGCAGTTCCGTAAGAGAAGATGAAGAGTGA